From Erigeron canadensis isolate Cc75 chromosome 8, C_canadensis_v1, whole genome shotgun sequence, one genomic window encodes:
- the LOC122578755 gene encoding uncharacterized protein LOC122578755 isoform X2, whose protein sequence is MEEFQHLKISLEDIKIATDNFNENKVIGEGGFGKVYKGEVSHSKGRDLVAFKRLNSRFGQGELEFWKEVIMLSRYTHANLISLLAFCNEGSERIVVYEYASRGSLDRYLSSIDLTWTQRIMICLDAAKGISYLHNDKGTHQILLHRDIKSSNILLDDNWTAKVSDLGLSKIGPANQLYTTLITHAVGTPGYCDPLYMETYFLTKESDVYSFGVVLFEVLCGRLCYEYRNGQSVFLVRRWKEGYEQNKLDELIFQNLTQQMSPKSFATFSDIAFQCLHRNREQRPRMSFVVEKLEIALKVQRRHDLKLPEEHEEIPAVVNALGIATDVFSPAHQYGIQNRFESRESIFKGALKFLNSDNETQKMMALCGMGGVGKTTMMEQLKEAVMNSKKFDWIVKVVIGENTNPVAFQQAIAEKVGEILTETTKDARAERLRNKFIGMSQNGKKKILVIVDDLWKEFDLKDVGLASPLPNGFKILFTSRFENVCTQMGVETVSIFKVAVLNDEEAKSLFFGIVGLSVSDGDDPELQKIGENIAMRCGGLPIAVKTMANYLRDNIEDAWKDAFSRLEHHDLQDLYDIVHTVFEMSYNNLKKDEDKAVFLLCGLFPDDFDIRIEDLMRYGWGLKLYNKVYTLAEARWRTNTCVNNLMRANLLTESDEIECVKMHDLVRAFVLSNFSKVKQASFINHENMSTRLAEDAYESYERILLNCTGMAELPSDFNYQDLSFFMLMNGNRPLKFPDDVYERMEKLKVLSYEKMLIPLLPASFKYSTKLRTLCLHSCRLLDDFSILGSLSNLEILSFAHCKIKRLPSMIGKLKNLKLLDLTGCVALCIDDGVFRNLVSLEELYMRVFGSRPIRFTDVNCDELEILSGRLSVLELEFFETKATPKNVSFKKLDRFMISIGCKFKHNETYSYKKTLHLVADCNDLLECNMSVLFEKTEELHLQVNDMSHLEDLTMCPSQYSFCNLRVLTVFNCSLLTCLFTFPVARGLKRLERLIISKCPVLKVLVDENREVEVIKFQKLKFMSLKDLPSLISLCDIVNVIELPELMELKLEVLPNFTSIYSDNNDTSTMQSLINREVVISKLEKLDISLMSNLKQIWPCQIATTEKNTVSMLREVHVTYCDGLVNLFPNNPLPLLNNLEKLKVKHCGSIEVLFNIDLDCIWEIEKHRSRLRNIKVEGLKNLRELWRMKGANYADILVSGFKGVESIEITDCWFFTNVFTPTQASFDLEGLATYIAQNADRFDWRNMKSNQESNVIFKEEISNIDDDFTNVTYTSHLVHSCHHLQHLELSGDRRVEVVFDMDSPSSRALPTSQDSRQPLQLPYLKVLTLSNLENMHHVWKCNGKKFPIAQQPLKLPFHDLTNIYLKSCEQLKYLFSPLMAKYFYNLKYVHISDCFSMEEVVSSRDDNIGTFESLHRNNTLFPHVDTLELSGLSSLKRIDGVDTVTSNHDQFQGAQVVGSSWSLCQYPRKIIIDSCEALESVIPCYAVGQMKRLEKLEISLCSMITEVFESQMINKSTNVDEGSASGSISNALASATLQNMNFVPKLSNLKVMMIATCHLLRNVFSFSTLESLKQLKKLSVYECKETKVIVEEEKGVASKVGVILRLETLELVDLPKLKGLFLGMNGIRWPFLDTLIIKDCPQMMVFTSGQSNAPKLKYVRTSLGKHSVEHDHNFHRTTNQDDQARSGPTILKQLPIWSFHNLIEIDSPEKYIKNIIPSNALLQLQMLEKIDLSGSYLVEEVFEVAREGTNNTSGFSELQTVVEVPNLREIYLKWLHELKYIWKSNQGMVLEFPTLTRMSIQNCNSLEHVFTCSMVGSLLQLQDLDISNCGTIKVIVKEEQECDAKVNEIMLPRLKSLTLRYLPYLKGFYLGNKAFSWPCMDALEIMECPQVTIFTKGPLATPELKVIDTRFGKLDLTEDVNSFIHTKQVEGHSM, encoded by the exons ATGGAGGAGTTTCAACATCTTAAAATCAGTTTGGAGGATATTAAAATAGCCACTGACAACTTTAATGAGAACAAAGTTATCGGAGAGGGTGGTTTTGGTAAAGTGTATAAAGGAGAAGTATCTCACTCTAAGGGGCGAGATTTGGTTGCTTTTAAGCGTCTAAATAGTAGATTTGGGCAAGGAGAACTTGAGTTTTGGAAAGAGGTTATCATGCTTTCTCGTTACACGCATGCCAACCTTATCTCTCTTTTGGCATTTTGCAACGAGGGGAGTGAGAGAATCGTGGTGTACGAGTATGCATCCCGTGGAAGCCTCGATCGCTATCTAAGTTCCATTGATTTGACGTGGACACAACGTATCATGATATGCCTTGATGCTGCAAAGGGAATAAGTTACCTTCATAATGACAAGGGAACGCATCAAATACTTCTCCATCGTGATATAAAAAGTTCAAACATCTTGTTAGATGATAACTGGACTGCTAAAGTTTCTGACTTGGGACTGTCAAAAATTGGACCCGCTAACCAACTGTACACTACTCTTATCACCCATGCTGTAGGTACCCCTGGGTACTGTGATCCACTATACATGGAGACATACTTCCTAACAAAAGAGTCAGACGTATACTCCTTTGGCGTAGTCTTATTTGAAGTGCTATGTGGGAGATTATGCTATGAATATAGGAATGGCCAGTCTGTGTTTTTAGTGCGTCGCTGGAAAGAAGGATATGAACAAAACAAGTTGGATGAGCTTATCTTTCAAAATCTCACACAACAAATGAGCCCCAAATCATTTGCAACATTTTCAGACATTGCATTTCAATGTCTGCATAGAAATCGTGAACAACGGCCAAGAATGTCTTTTGTGGTGGAAAAACTTGAGATTGCACTTAAAGTTCAGAGGCGGCATGATCTTAAGTTGCCAGAGGAGCATGAAGAGATTCCGGCTGTGGTAAATGCTCTTGGTATAGCTACTGATGTTTTTTCCCCAGCCCATCAGTATGGTATCCAAAACAGGTTCGAGTCCAGAGAATCCATATTTAAGGGTGCACTGAAGTTCCTTAACTCAGATAATGAGACCCAAAAGATGATGGCTCTATGTGGGATGGGAGGTGTGGGGAAGACCACAATGATGGAACAACTGAAGGAGGCTGTGATGAattcaaaaaagtttgattgGATTGTGAAGGTAGTTATTGGCGAAAATACCAACCCTGTTGCTTTTCAGCAAGCCATTGCAGAGAAAGTTGGTGAAATTCTAACTGAAACAACTAAAGATGCAAGGGCTGAACGTCTTCGGAACAAATTTATAGGGATGTCACAAAatggaaaaaagaaaatcttgGTAATAGTTGATGATCTTTGGAAGGAATTTGATCTCAAAGATGTTGGACTAGCGAGTCCTTTGCCAAATGGTTTCAAGATTTTGTTCACGTCACGGTTTGAAAATGTATGCACTCAGATGGGTGTTGAAACTGTTTCAATATTTAAAGTAGCCGTCTTAAATGATGAGGAAGcaaaaagtttgttttttggCATCGTGGGACTATCTGTTTCAGATGGTGATGATCCTGAGCTCCAAAAGATAGGAGAAAATATTGCAATGAGGTGTGGTGGTTTGCCCATTGCCGTAAAAACCATGGCCAATTATCTCAGAGATAACATAGAGGATGCATGGAAAGATGCATTTTCCCGTTTAGAACACCATGACCTTCAAGACCTTTATGACATAGTGCATACAGTTTTTGAAATGAGCTACAACAATCTAAAAAAGGACGAGGATAAAGCAGTTTTTCTTCTTTGTGGCTTATTCCCAGATGACTTTGATATTCGTATTGAGGACCTGATGAGGTATGGATGGGGATTGAAGCTGTATAATAAAGTGTATACTTTAGCAGAAGCAAGATGGCGGACTAACACATGTGTTAACAATCTTATGCGTGCAAACTTGTTAACTGAAAGTGATGAAATAGAATGTGTTAAAATGCATGATCTTGTGCGTGCTTTTGTTCTAAGTAATTTTTCAAAAGTCAAACAAGCTTCATTTATCAACCATGAGAATATGTCAACGAGGCTTGCCGAAGATGCATACGAGTCTTACGAAAGAATTCTATTAAACTGCACTGGTATGGCTGAACTTCCTTCAGACTTTAATTACCAAGACCTCTCCTTTTTTATGCTAATGAATGGGAATAGACCTCTAAAGTTTCCAGATGATGTTTATGAAAGAATGGAAAAACTTAAGGTTTTGTCTTATGAGAAAATGCTTATCCCATTGCTCCCGGCCTCGTTCAAATATTCAACAAAACTTCGAACGCTATGTCTTCATTCATGCAGGTTATTGGATGATTTCTCCATTCTTGGAAGTCTCAGCAACTTGGAGATTCTGAGCTTTGCCCATTGTAAGATAAAAAGGTTACCATCTATGATAGGGAAGTTGAAAAATCTAAAGCTACTAGATTTGACAGGATGTGTTGCTCTTTGTATTGATGACGGTGTCTTTCGAAACTTGGTCAGTCTTGAAGAGCTTTATATGAGAGTTTTTGGAAGTAGGCCTATTAGGTTCACTGATGTCAATTGTGATGAATTGGAGATACTTTCAGGGAGACTTTCTGTATTAGAGTTGGAGTTCTTTGAGACTAAGGCAACACCGAAAAATGTGTCCTTTAAGAAACTTGATAGGTTCATGATATCGATAGGTTGTAAGTTCAAACACAATGAAACATATTCCTACAAAAAGACATTACATCTTGTCGCAGATTGCAACGATCTTCTAGAATGCAATATGAGTGTGCTATTTGAGAAAACAGAGGAACTTCATTTACAAGTGAATGATATGAGTCATCTTGAAGATTTAACAATGTGCCCTTCTCAATATTCATTTTGCAACTTAAGAGTTCTCACTGTTTTTAATTGCTCACTTTTGACATGCCTTTTCACATTTCCTGTGGCAAGAGGTTTGAAGAGACTCGAGCGCCTCATAATATCCAAGTGCCCTGTTCTGAAAGTTCTGGTTGATGAGAATCGAGAAGTTGAGGTGATCAAATTTCAGAAGTTAAAGTTTATGTCTTTGAAGGATCTGCCAAGTTTAATAAGTTTGTGTGACATTGTCAATGTAATCGAGTTACCTGAATTGATGGAGTTGAAACTTGAAGTCCTTCCCAACTTTACTAGCATTTATTCAGACAATAATGATACTTCTACAATGCAATCACTTATCAACAGAGAG GTTGTAATCTCTAAATTGGAGAAATTAGATATATCTCTGATGAGTAACTTGAAGCAGATATGGCCTTGTCAGATTGCTACTACTGAGAAAAATACTGTTTCCATGTTGAGAGAGGTTCATGTGACGTACTGTGACGGTTTGGTGAATCTTTTTCCAAACAATCCATTGCCATTGTTGAATAACTTAGAAAAGCTAAAGGTTAAACATTGTGGTTCTATTGAAGTGTTATTCAATATCGACTTGGACTGTATTTGGGAGATAGAGAAACATCGTAGTAGGTTAAGAAACATTAAAGTGGAGGGATTAAAGAATCTAAGAGAGCTGTGGAGAATGAAAGGTGCAAATTATGCTGATATCCTCGTCAGTGGCTTTAAAGGAGTGGAAAGTATAGAGATTACAGACTGTTGGTTCTTTACAAATGTTTTCACACCTACCCAGGCCAGTTTTGATCTCGAGGGACTCGCTACATACATTGCACAAAATGCTGATCGTTTTGATTGGAGAAATATGAAGAGTAATCAAGAG AGTAATGTTATATTTAAAGAAGAAATATCAAACATCGATGATGATTTTACTAATGTCACATACACATCTCATCTTGTTCACTCCTGCCATCACCTTCAACATCTTGAATTAAGTGGTGATAGAAGAGTAGAAGTGGTTTTTGATATGGATAGTCCAAGTAGTAGAGCATTACCAACTAGTCAGGATAGCCGCCAACCACTCCAACTACCGTACCTTAAGGTTCTAACCTTATCCAATTTGGAAAACATGCATCATGTGTGGAAGTGCAATGGGAAGAAATTCCCAATTGCTCAACAACCTTTGAAATTGCCATTCCACGACCTcacaaacatatatttgaaGTCTTGCGAACAACTAAAGTACCTCTTTTCACCTCTTATGGCAAAATATTTCTACAACTTAAAATATGTCCATATAAGTGATTGTTTTTCTATGGAGGAAGTTGTTTCGAGTAGAGATGATAACATAGGTACATTTGAGTCTCTCCATAGAAACAACACATTGTTTCCGCATGTGGACACTTTAGAGCTTAGTGGTTTGTCATCTCTAAAGCGTATTGATGGTGTCGATACTGTTACTTCCAATCATGATCAATTTCAG GGTGCTCAAGTAGTTGGTTCTTCTTGGTCGTTATGCCAATACCCTAGAAAGATAATCATCGATTCTTGTGAAGCATTGGAAAGTGTAATTCCATGTTATGCAGTAGGACAAATGAAAAGGCTTGAAAAGTTGGAAATATCGCTTTGCTCGATGATTACAGAGGTATTTGAAAGTCAAATGATCAATAAAAGTACTAACGTTGATGAAGGAAGCGCCTCTGGTAGTATCAGTAATGCATTAGCAAGTGCAACACTACAAAATATGAATTTTGTGCCTAAACTATCTAACCTAAAAGTTATGATGATCGCTACATGTCACCTTTTGAGAAATGTATTCTCATTCTCTACTCTTGAAAGCCTCAAGCAACTCAAAAAGTTGAGCGTATACGAATGCAAAGAAACAAAAGTGATCGTAGAAGAAGAAAAGGGAGTTGCGTCAAAAGTTGGGGTCATTCTTCGTCTAGAGACGCTTGAACTTGTCGATCTACCAAAACTCAAGGGTTTGTTCTTGGGGATGAATGGCATCCGATGGCCCTTTTTGGATACTCTCATAATCAAGGATTGTCCACAAATGATGGTTTTCACATCTGGCCAGTCAAATGCTCCAAAGCTGAAGTACGTACGCACAAGTTTAGGCAAACATAGTGTTGAACATGACCATAACTTTCATAGGACCACCAATCAGGATGACCAG GCACGTTCAGGTCCTACAATCTTAAAGCAGTTGCCTATTTGGTCTTTTCATAATTTGATAGAAATAGATTCGCCGGAGaagtatattaaaaatattattccCTCCAATGCTTTGCTACAACTACAAATGCTTGAAAAGATTGATTTAAGTGGATCCTACTTGGTGGAGGAGGTTTTTGAAGTAGCAAGGGAAGGGACAAATAATACGAGTGGTTTCAGTGAATTGCAAACTGTTGTTGAAGTTCCAAACCTAAGAGAAATCTACTTAAAATGGCTACATGAACTCAAGTATATATGGAAGAGCAACCAAGGGATGGTATTGGAATTTCCAACACTAACGCGTATGTCTATTCAAAACTGCAATAGCTTGGAACATGTTTTTACATGTTCCATGGTCGGTAGTCTATTGCAACTCCAAGACCTGGATATAAGTAACTGTGGAACAATAAAGGTAATTGTCAAGGAAGAACAAGAATGTGACGCGAAAGTGAATGAGATTATGTTACCTCGACTTAAGTCCTTAACACTTAGGTATCTTCCATATCTCAAGGGGTTTTACTTAGGGAACAAGGCCTTTTCATGGCCATGCATGGATGCTTTAGAAATCATGGAATGCCCACAAGTTACGATTTTCACCAAGGGACCTTTAGCTACCCCGGAGCTGAAAGTAATAGATACACGTTTTGGGAAGTTGGATCTAACGGAAGACGTCAACTCCTTTATACATACCAAACAAGTAGAG GGGCATAGTATGTAG